One genomic segment of Clostridium saccharoperbutylacetonicum N1-4(HMT) includes these proteins:
- a CDS encoding Gfo/Idh/MocA family protein: protein MKVNFGIIGFGFMGHIHEKMFDSMEDIKVVAICDIDEEKMSDAITEGVIKTTSVDELLEIKEINTVVISISNHVHKEAVIKAAKAGKNIICEKPAAMSVAEYDEMIAAVKDAGVLFTVHQQRRFDEDFRTAKEVYDQKALGKVFTIQSMLYGINGNMHDWHVFKKYGGGMLYDWGVHLIDQMLYMVDSPIKTIYADLRNVINEEVDDYFKILFRFENGITGEVELGTYFLADKPKWFERHWFIGGDTGSMYCDGFEPEGKIARTTRLLTNVPGKTTMTASGPTRSFGPPPEGLLVTEELPKVDVAHIMFFENYLKALEGKEELLVKIPEVRRVLAVMEAVRESAATGRSIDFE from the coding sequence ATGAAAGTTAATTTTGGAATAATAGGCTTTGGATTTATGGGTCATATTCATGAAAAAATGTTTGATTCTATGGAAGATATAAAGGTAGTAGCAATTTGTGATATAGATGAAGAAAAAATGTCAGATGCAATTACTGAAGGAGTCATAAAGACTACTAGCGTTGACGAATTATTGGAAATTAAAGAAATAAACACTGTGGTAATTTCAATAAGTAATCATGTGCATAAAGAAGCTGTAATAAAAGCAGCAAAAGCAGGTAAAAACATAATTTGTGAAAAACCAGCAGCTATGAGTGTAGCAGAATATGATGAAATGATAGCAGCTGTAAAAGATGCGGGAGTATTATTTACAGTACATCAACAACGTAGATTTGACGAAGATTTTAGAACTGCAAAAGAAGTATATGATCAAAAAGCATTAGGAAAAGTATTTACAATTCAATCAATGTTATATGGAATTAATGGAAACATGCATGATTGGCATGTATTCAAAAAATATGGGGGCGGAATGTTATATGACTGGGGAGTTCATTTAATAGACCAAATGCTTTATATGGTGGATAGTCCAATAAAGACAATATATGCTGATTTAAGAAATGTTATAAATGAAGAGGTAGATGATTACTTTAAAATTTTATTTAGATTTGAAAATGGAATAACTGGAGAAGTTGAACTTGGAACTTATTTCTTAGCTGATAAGCCGAAGTGGTTTGAAAGACATTGGTTTATTGGTGGAGATACAGGCAGTATGTACTGTGATGGTTTTGAGCCAGAAGGGAAAATTGCAAGAACAACAAGACTTCTTACAAATGTTCCAGGGAAAACAACTATGACAGCTTCAGGTCCTACTCGTTCTTTTGGACCACCACCAGAAGGATTATTAGTTACAGAAGAATTACCAAAAGTAGATGTTGCTCATATTATGTTCTTCGAAAACTACTTAAAGGCACTTGAAGGAAAAGAAGAGTTATTAGTTAAGATACCAGAAGTAAGAAGAGTACTTGCTGTAATGGAAGCAGTTAGAGAATCAGCAGCAACAGGCAGATCAATAGACTTTGAGTAA
- a CDS encoding galactose ABC transporter substrate-binding protein: protein MKLLKKAITFLITLSVAINNIQYTSLANTNFYRQNEINAGILLYSFEDLYMNNLKQNLERFQKTKNNVNFTFFSSNDNQATQNEILDSLFTHDYNLLMLYLIYPTKDQLTDIINKAKQKNISLIFFDIDPSEVIRNSYDKIAFFITDSKKLGSLQGEILANEWNENKAILDKNNDDILQYILLKGTTNSDVSTERSNSVIEKLKDSGINLRELATVDAFWDKDFAESATDSLYLKYDGTIEAIISNNDAMAIGAVASLQKHGYNKGDPSKYISVVGIDGLKEAKELVDKGMMTGTVNQDLDILADSLYSVGTNLIYNADSLKNVPYKLVNGKIVVTLPYSIYTKTIKE from the coding sequence ATGAAATTATTAAAAAAAGCTATTACATTTTTAATTACACTCTCTGTAGCAATAAACAATATTCAATATACATCTTTAGCCAATACAAATTTTTATCGGCAGAATGAAATTAATGCTGGGATCTTGTTATACAGTTTTGAAGATTTATATATGAATAACCTAAAGCAAAATTTAGAGAGGTTTCAAAAGACTAAAAATAATGTTAATTTCACTTTTTTTAGTTCTAACGATAATCAAGCTACACAAAATGAAATTTTAGATTCATTATTTACACACGATTATAATCTTCTAATGTTATACTTAATTTATCCAACAAAAGATCAATTAACAGATATTATTAATAAAGCTAAACAAAAAAATATTTCTTTAATATTTTTTGATATTGATCCATCAGAGGTAATTCGTAATTCATATGATAAAATTGCTTTTTTCATAACTGATTCCAAGAAGCTAGGTAGTTTGCAAGGAGAAATTCTTGCAAATGAATGGAATGAAAATAAGGCAATTTTAGATAAAAATAATGATGATATACTACAATATATCCTATTGAAAGGCACAACTAATTCTGATGTATCCACAGAACGTTCAAATTCAGTAATTGAAAAACTTAAAGACTCTGGAATAAATCTACGAGAACTAGCTACTGTAGATGCTTTTTGGGATAAGGACTTTGCTGAAAGTGCAACTGACTCTCTATACTTAAAATATGATGGCACAATAGAAGCAATAATTTCAAATAATGACGCTATGGCAATTGGAGCTGTTGCCTCCCTTCAAAAACATGGATATAACAAGGGAGATCCTTCAAAATATATTTCCGTCGTCGGTATAGACGGTTTAAAAGAAGCAAAAGAATTGGTTGATAAAGGTATGATGACTGGCACTGTTAACCAGGATTTAGATATTTTAGCGGACTCATTGTATAGTGTAGGTACAAATCTAATTTATAATGCAGATTCACTTAAAAACGTCCCCTATAAATTAGTTAATGGCAAAATTGTAGTTACCCTGCCTTATTCTATATATACTAAAACAATAAAAGAATAA
- a CDS encoding folate family ECF transporter S component: MKNYYELFLGSTRELRNVKNLVIVALLMGASFIVNFFTIQITPVLRLSLGFVVSSLIGMLFGPAVGGLCGGLSDIINYIIKPTGPFFPGFTISGILVGILYGIALYNKKITIKRCAIITIIITVLIDIFLNTYWLVLLYGKGFGAVLPLRVVTNIIFIPIKTAIMYFVLNLIIRIKKYI, encoded by the coding sequence ATGAAAAATTATTATGAACTTTTTTTAGGTTCAACAAGGGAATTAAGAAATGTAAAAAATTTAGTTATTGTAGCACTATTAATGGGAGCTAGTTTTATAGTTAATTTTTTTACAATACAAATTACACCAGTTTTGCGATTGAGTTTGGGGTTTGTTGTGTCTTCACTAATTGGTATGCTGTTTGGACCAGCTGTTGGGGGCTTGTGTGGAGGCTTAAGTGATATTATTAATTACATAATTAAACCTACAGGACCATTTTTCCCTGGATTCACCATATCAGGGATATTAGTTGGAATATTATATGGTATTGCATTATACAATAAAAAAATAACAATTAAGAGATGTGCAATAATTACAATAATTATAACAGTGCTAATAGATATATTTCTTAATACATATTGGTTAGTATTATTATATGGAAAAGGATTTGGTGCAGTGCTTCCATTAAGGGTTGTGACAAATATTATATTTATACCAATTAAGACAGCAATAATGTATTTTGTATTAAATTTAATCATTAGAATAAAGAAATATATATAA
- a CDS encoding winged helix-turn-helix transcriptional regulator has translation MEKYHMCPRFENAFELLGKRWTGLIIRTLLNGQNRFSDITDAIPNMSARMLTERFKELEKEGIIVRRVYPETPVRIEYELTEKGKELQLVMDEVQKWAEKWL, from the coding sequence ATGGAAAAATATCATATGTGCCCAAGATTTGAAAATGCTTTTGAATTATTAGGAAAAAGATGGACTGGTTTAATTATAAGAACCTTGTTAAATGGACAAAATAGATTTTCAGATATAACAGATGCAATACCTAATATGAGTGCACGTATGCTCACAGAAAGATTTAAGGAATTGGAGAAGGAAGGAATTATCGTTAGAAGAGTTTATCCAGAAACTCCAGTGCGTATAGAATATGAATTGACTGAAAAAGGTAAGGAATTGCAGTTAGTCATGGATGAAGTTCAAAAATGGGCAGAAAAGTGGCTATAA
- a CDS encoding sugar phosphate isomerase/epimerase family protein: protein MKLGLNSAILGDLTFEELVDFAAENNLECLEVCCWPKGKAERRYAGVSHIDVADLSEDKVTYIKNYCKEKGIEISALGYYPNTMDPDLEKRKVYVEHLYKLIDGSNKLGVSMITTFLGRDPKKTVEENLEVVKEVWPPIVKYAEEKGVKIAIENCPMLFTNDEWPGGQNLMTTPAIWRKVFEILNSDNFGLNYDPSHFVWQHINYIKPIYEFKDKIFHVHYKDIKIFKDKLDDVGIMATPLQYMSPKLPGLGDIDWGKYVSALTDIGYKGYTCIEVEDKAFEGSIEECKKSAILSARYLRNFVI, encoded by the coding sequence ATGAAATTAGGATTAAACAGTGCTATTTTAGGAGATTTAACCTTTGAAGAATTAGTTGATTTTGCAGCTGAAAATAATTTAGAATGTCTAGAAGTTTGCTGTTGGCCAAAAGGTAAAGCGGAAAGAAGATATGCTGGGGTATCTCATATTGATGTAGCAGATTTAAGCGAAGATAAAGTCACATATATTAAAAATTATTGTAAAGAAAAAGGCATTGAAATATCAGCTCTTGGATATTATCCAAATACAATGGACCCAGATTTAGAAAAAAGAAAAGTATATGTTGAACATCTTTACAAATTAATAGATGGAAGCAATAAGCTTGGCGTAAGTATGATAACAACATTCTTAGGAAGAGATCCAAAGAAAACTGTTGAAGAAAATTTAGAAGTAGTAAAAGAAGTATGGCCTCCAATTGTAAAATATGCTGAAGAAAAAGGTGTGAAGATAGCAATTGAAAATTGTCCAATGTTATTTACTAATGATGAGTGGCCAGGGGGACAAAACTTAATGACAACACCAGCTATTTGGAGAAAAGTATTTGAAATACTTAATAGTGATAACTTTGGATTAAATTATGATCCATCTCACTTTGTATGGCAACACATTAATTATATTAAGCCAATATATGAATTTAAGGATAAAATCTTCCATGTTCATTATAAGGATATAAAAATCTTCAAGGATAAATTAGATGATGTAGGAATAATGGCTACACCACTTCAATATATGTCACCTAAATTACCAGGGCTTGGAGACATAGATTGGGGTAAATATGTTTCTGCTCTAACAGACATAGGTTACAAAGGTTACACATGTATAGAAGTTGAAGATAAAGCCTTTGAAGGTTCAATAGAAGAATGCAAGAAGTCAGCAATTTTATCAGCAAGATATTTAAGAAATTTTGTAATCTAA
- a CDS encoding sugar phosphate isomerase/epimerase family protein has translation MSNIKRSVSFYSLQDQYARGKMKLGDIFKFLKEMGAEMEFISDQMLKGTPHPSEETLKEWDRLMAEYKVKPVCNDIFINTCLYKNRTLTTKESTDALIEEIKLAHRLGFKLVRLVSKTPPEIIEPALPYAEKYDVTLALEIHGGMSFDNPMTKAFIDVIHKTKSPYLGIVVDAGIFCRRHPRVATNYFRSLGVNEDVIKYVDDIFAQGTDPKQFFTKHGGRPKELLDLCKTELDHMYTLFCDGYESSDFSILDEHMPYVKHIHGKVYEMTEEGIEYSIPYDEFIKYLDEKGYDGYISTEYEGNRFTLEGAEVKELEQVRMHQEMLQKYIDELGR, from the coding sequence ATGTCAAATATTAAACGTTCAGTAAGTTTTTATAGCTTACAAGATCAATATGCTAGAGGAAAAATGAAGTTAGGAGATATATTCAAATTCTTAAAAGAAATGGGAGCTGAAATGGAATTCATAAGCGATCAAATGCTTAAAGGAACTCCTCATCCATCAGAAGAAACATTAAAAGAATGGGATAGGCTTATGGCTGAATATAAAGTTAAACCAGTTTGTAATGATATATTTATAAATACTTGCCTTTATAAAAATAGAACTTTAACTACTAAGGAATCAACAGATGCTTTAATTGAAGAAATAAAATTAGCTCATCGTTTAGGGTTTAAGTTAGTTAGACTTGTATCAAAAACTCCTCCAGAAATCATAGAACCAGCATTACCTTATGCAGAAAAGTATGATGTAACTTTAGCTTTAGAAATTCATGGTGGTATGAGTTTTGATAATCCTATGACTAAAGCATTTATTGATGTAATTCATAAAACAAAATCACCATACTTAGGAATAGTTGTTGATGCTGGAATCTTCTGCAGAAGACATCCAAGAGTAGCAACAAATTATTTCAGAAGCTTAGGTGTAAATGAAGACGTTATTAAATATGTTGATGATATTTTTGCACAAGGAACTGATCCAAAGCAATTCTTTACAAAACATGGTGGAAGGCCTAAAGAATTATTAGATTTATGTAAAACAGAACTTGATCATATGTATACATTGTTCTGTGATGGATATGAATCAAGTGATTTCAGCATTTTAGATGAACATATGCCATATGTAAAACACATTCATGGAAAAGTATATGAAATGACTGAAGAAGGCATAGAATATTCAATTCCATATGATGAATTTATTAAATATTTAGATGAAAAAGGATATGATGGATATATTTCAACTGAATATGAAGGTAATAGATTTACTCTTGAAGGTGCAGAAGTTAAAGAACTTGAACAAGTAAGAATGCATCAAGAAATGTTACAGAAATATATAGATGAGCTAGGAAGATAG
- a CDS encoding C-glycoside deglycosidase beta subunit domain-containing protein gives MFDNYVFSENSCKNVLNKDGKIDGFQMKTLITYYRGVPVSMVHDVRVEVDGVEVPRESIKFSPNGEDYFTLDEMETVTTYRWEYGEEATVFVEREGGLSKGEHDVKLTTVLRVAYIPVPFEGTRTRKVVIE, from the coding sequence ATGTTTGATAATTACGTATTTAGTGAAAATAGTTGTAAAAATGTATTAAATAAAGATGGAAAAATCGATGGCTTCCAAATGAAGACATTAATTACTTACTACAGAGGAGTACCTGTATCTATGGTACATGATGTAAGAGTTGAAGTAGATGGGGTAGAAGTACCAAGAGAAAGCATTAAATTTAGTCCAAACGGAGAAGATTACTTCACTTTGGATGAAATGGAAACAGTTACTACTTATAGATGGGAATACGGAGAAGAAGCTACTGTTTTTGTTGAAAGAGAAGGCGGACTTTCTAAGGGTGAACATGATGTTAAATTAACAACAGTGCTAAGAGTTGCATATATACCTGTACCATTTGAAGGAACAAGAACTAGAAAAGTTGTTATAGAATAG
- a CDS encoding pirin family protein codes for MLTKRASNNMGSSDLGWLKSKFHFSFAEYYNPHNIRFGALRVINDDLIAPNTGFDTHPHKDMEIITYIIDGELTHGDSMGNENSISRGQVQYMSAGTGVHHSEHNIGKEIERSLQIWIYPDKTGYRPNYGDYRFNWSDRKNKWLHMVSDKAGEAPIKINQDVNIYSLELEKGNKINFEVNEGRQAYLVQIEGTSIINEIELNAQDALEIVEEDILIDGKETSHFLILEMKKEN; via the coding sequence ATGTTGACCAAGAGAGCGAGTAATAATATGGGGAGCAGTGATCTTGGCTGGTTAAAGAGTAAATTTCATTTTTCTTTTGCAGAATATTATAATCCTCATAATATAAGATTTGGTGCTTTACGAGTTATAAATGATGATTTAATTGCACCAAATACAGGTTTCGATACCCATCCTCACAAGGATATGGAGATAATTACCTATATAATTGATGGTGAACTAACACATGGAGACAGTATGGGAAATGAAAACTCAATATCACGAGGACAAGTTCAATATATGAGTGCAGGAACAGGAGTTCATCATAGTGAGCATAATATTGGTAAGGAAATTGAAAGATCTTTGCAGATATGGATTTATCCAGATAAAACTGGTTATAGACCAAACTATGGTGATTATAGATTTAATTGGAGTGACAGAAAAAATAAATGGCTGCATATGGTTTCTGATAAAGCTGGAGAAGCGCCAATAAAAATAAATCAAGATGTTAATATTTATTCTTTAGAACTTGAAAAAGGAAATAAGATTAATTTTGAAGTTAATGAAGGAAGGCAAGCGTATTTAGTTCAAATTGAAGGAACTTCAATAATAAATGAAATTGAATTAAATGCTCAGGATGCATTAGAAATTGTTGAAGAGGATATATTAATTGATGGAAAAGAAACTTCACATTTTTTAATTTTAGAAATGAAAAAAGAAAATTAA
- a CDS encoding MFS transporter — protein MKYEIVENNIVQSASENKLKISEKISYGFGDLASNVMWGLVGSFLLYFYTDVALIPAAATATLFLVARVLDAFIDPIIGNFVDRTNSKYGRTRPFIFFGIIPFCIMFVLTFTAFDLSDTGKLIYAYVTYIVVGILYSVVNVPYGALMPLMTRNTEEKAQLASFRMIGMAVGNVFVSACSMALVNILGKGNQRTGFLLTSMIFAVAGLVCFMIVCLNCKERYLEKHIEGQAKEKTKASETYKNALKNTPWVVSIVFAFFMFVRIGAVVAITIYFCMYVLKNPGLIPVLLPLLYVSAFITAPLTPIFIKKFGHRKANIIGLVIYIAAFCIMPLFVGNIPVFIGIYFIGNVFGGLGTGSIFGMIADSVDYNEWKYGRRTEGTLYAGYSFATKVGMAVGGAAVGYVLAFTGYNAANVTESSASGINVLYYLVPIVCSIIQIVALLFYKLDGLHPRIIEELAAKNKN, from the coding sequence ATGAAATACGAAATTGTAGAAAATAATATAGTGCAAAGCGCAAGTGAGAATAAATTGAAAATCTCAGAAAAAATAAGTTATGGTTTTGGAGATTTGGCATCAAATGTAATGTGGGGATTAGTTGGAAGTTTTCTTCTATATTTTTATACAGATGTAGCATTAATACCAGCTGCAGCTACTGCAACCTTGTTTCTTGTTGCAAGAGTTTTAGATGCATTTATTGATCCTATAATAGGAAATTTTGTTGATAGAACTAATTCAAAATATGGAAGGACTCGTCCGTTTATCTTTTTTGGAATAATACCATTTTGTATAATGTTTGTATTAACTTTTACAGCTTTTGATTTATCTGATACCGGGAAACTTATTTATGCATATGTTACTTATATTGTTGTTGGTATTTTGTATTCTGTTGTAAACGTTCCTTATGGTGCTTTAATGCCATTAATGACAAGAAACACTGAGGAAAAAGCACAATTAGCAAGTTTTCGTATGATTGGAATGGCAGTTGGAAATGTGTTTGTATCAGCCTGCAGTATGGCACTTGTGAATATTTTAGGAAAAGGAAATCAAAGAACAGGATTTTTATTAACTTCTATGATTTTTGCAGTAGCTGGATTAGTTTGCTTTATGATTGTTTGTTTAAATTGTAAAGAACGTTATTTAGAAAAACATATAGAAGGTCAAGCTAAAGAGAAAACTAAAGCAAGTGAAACATATAAAAATGCTTTGAAAAATACACCTTGGGTAGTAAGTATAGTTTTTGCATTCTTTATGTTTGTAAGAATTGGTGCAGTTGTAGCTATAACAATTTATTTCTGCATGTATGTTTTGAAAAATCCAGGATTAATTCCAGTTTTACTACCTTTATTATATGTATCAGCTTTTATTACAGCACCTCTTACACCAATTTTCATTAAGAAATTTGGTCATAGAAAAGCTAATATTATTGGTTTAGTTATTTATATTGCTGCCTTTTGCATAATGCCTTTATTTGTAGGAAACATACCTGTATTTATTGGAATTTATTTTATAGGAAATGTTTTTGGAGGACTTGGTACAGGTTCTATTTTTGGAATGATAGCAGATTCAGTAGATTATAATGAATGGAAATATGGAAGACGTACTGAAGGAACACTTTATGCTGGATATAGCTTTGCAACTAAAGTTGGTATGGCTGTTGGTGGAGCAGCAGTTGGATATGTATTGGCATTTACTGGTTATAATGCAGCTAATGTTACTGAAAGTTCAGCAAGTGGAATTAATGTTCTTTATTATTTAGTTCCAATAGTCTGTAGCATAATACAAATAGTAGCTTTACTATTCTACAAATTAGATGGACTCCATCCTCGAATTATTGAAGAATTAGCTGCTAAAAATAAAAACTAA
- a CDS encoding flavodoxin family protein, whose translation MSKKKVLGISFGRKMGNTEVMIKTALMECEKAGAEIKYIHADSLNIADCTGCIACVGSLLQGGNGNCVLKDDMHIIDEALMECDAVIVGSPTYVLAPTGKFKTVCDRLGPSHDLAFRTEAKKAGIAAGRPAEKLPDERSFKPRVGALITVGGAMTQNWLSFAMPSMYEFTISMGTNVVDKYEYFGAMAHEHVVGNTEVMDRMVVMGQNIADAIKCETEEERKKWRGADEGVCPVCHCDMLTVIHNKNVVECPVCGISGDLALVDGEIKVNFSEAQQKRSRLFYAGKLEHQVEISTKAVGPGQIPNKKELLEKYKGYGE comes from the coding sequence ATGTCTAAAAAGAAAGTATTAGGTATTTCATTTGGAAGAAAGATGGGAAATACTGAAGTTATGATTAAAACTGCATTAATGGAATGTGAAAAAGCTGGAGCTGAAATAAAATACATTCATGCTGATAGTTTAAATATTGCAGATTGTACAGGTTGTATTGCTTGTGTAGGAAGTTTATTGCAAGGTGGAAATGGAAACTGTGTGTTAAAAGATGACATGCATATTATAGATGAAGCATTAATGGAATGTGATGCTGTAATAGTAGGATCACCTACATATGTATTAGCGCCAACAGGTAAATTCAAAACTGTATGTGATAGACTAGGGCCTTCTCATGACCTTGCATTTAGAACAGAAGCCAAAAAAGCTGGAATAGCAGCTGGAAGGCCAGCAGAAAAATTACCTGATGAAAGATCATTTAAGCCAAGAGTAGGTGCATTAATTACTGTTGGTGGAGCAATGACACAAAACTGGTTATCATTTGCTATGCCATCTATGTACGAATTTACAATATCAATGGGAACTAATGTTGTAGATAAATATGAATATTTTGGTGCAATGGCTCATGAACATGTTGTTGGAAACACTGAAGTAATGGACCGTATGGTAGTAATGGGACAAAATATAGCAGATGCTATAAAGTGTGAAACAGAAGAAGAAAGAAAGAAATGGAGAGGTGCTGACGAAGGAGTATGTCCAGTATGTCACTGTGATATGCTTACTGTAATTCATAATAAAAATGTAGTAGAATGTCCAGTTTGTGGAATCAGCGGAGATTTAGCTTTAGTTGATGGTGAAATTAAAGTAAACTTTAGTGAGGCTCAGCAAAAACGTTCAAGATTATTCTATGCTGGTAAATTAGAGCACCAAGTTGAAATTTCAACAAAAGCAGTTGGACCAGGACAAATTCCCAATAAGAAAGAATTACTTGAAAAATATAAAGGTTATGGAGAATAA
- a CDS encoding methyl-accepting chemotaxis protein has protein sequence MEKAFEKMIYAASVISELFEGNAAINICDKEQCIYAFDGTKAKSPMYVGKVIDNEVMNKNGINENIYKRKKSITSIYDKAHYGFSFKAIATPIFNEEKEVVGWFGVSMDMEEYDEIVTATEHLKHSLDETKITTTDIANSAVHLSEKVNFLIENTENTEKLIDEGSEAIKLIENIARQSNLLGLNAAIESSRAGEYGKGFSVVAGEMRKLALNSAESSKKISEALNQMSQSMKVIIKTINELGGISTNQAAGLEELSATVEEISANSEVLVEHIKANK, from the coding sequence ATGGAAAAGGCATTCGAAAAAATGATTTATGCGGCATCAGTGATTAGTGAGTTATTTGAAGGAAATGCAGCAATAAATATTTGTGATAAAGAACAATGTATATATGCTTTTGATGGGACTAAAGCAAAATCACCTATGTATGTGGGGAAAGTTATAGATAATGAAGTTATGAATAAAAATGGCATCAATGAAAACATATACAAAAGGAAAAAAAGCATTACAAGCATATATGATAAGGCTCATTATGGATTTTCATTTAAGGCTATTGCAACTCCAATATTTAATGAAGAAAAAGAGGTTGTTGGCTGGTTTGGTGTAAGCATGGATATGGAGGAATACGATGAAATTGTAACTGCTACAGAACATCTAAAGCACTCACTAGATGAAACAAAAATAACAACAACAGATATAGCAAACTCAGCAGTTCATTTGTCAGAGAAAGTAAATTTCTTGATTGAAAATACAGAAAATACAGAAAAATTAATTGATGAAGGCAGCGAAGCCATAAAGTTAATTGAAAATATTGCAAGGCAGTCTAATCTTCTTGGTCTTAATGCAGCAATTGAATCTTCAAGGGCTGGCGAATATGGAAAAGGCTTTTCGGTGGTAGCTGGTGAAATGAGAAAATTAGCACTAAATAGTGCTGAATCTTCTAAAAAAATTTCAGAAGCACTAAATCAAATGAGTCAGAGCATGAAAGTTATTATTAAAACAATAAATGAATTAGGGGGGATTTCTACAAATCAAGCTGCAGGCTTAGAAGAATTATCTGCTACAGTCGAAGAAATTTCAGCAAATTCAGAAGTTTTAGTAGAGCATATCAAAGCTAATAAATAA